The Desulfonatronum sp. SC1 genome includes a window with the following:
- a CDS encoding RagB/SusD family nutrient uptake outer membrane protein, protein ELLKDEGGFLYDLESYAGSAIKKYVIGTPEDNPGYILTFMSTPLNTYMMRLAEVYLIAAEAILGNNASTTNADALNYVNAVRARAGLDEVTSLTWIDILNEKRIELAFEGRFWGELVRWSYFDQSGASAYVLGQNRGHFNWEN, encoded by the coding sequence CAGAATTGCTCAAGGATGAAGGTGGCTTTTTATACGACCTGGAAAGTTATGCCGGATCAGCTATCAAAAAGTATGTAATAGGAACACCTGAGGATAACCCCGGATATATCCTGACTTTCATGTCCACCCCTTTAAATACTTATATGATGCGTTTGGCTGAAGTTTACCTAATTGCCGCAGAAGCCATATTGGGTAATAATGCCAGTACTACTAACGCGGATGCTTTAAACTATGTAAATGCAGTAAGAGCTCGTGCTGGTTTGGATGAAGTTACTTCACTGACCTGGATTGACATTCTAAATGAAAAACGCATTGAACTGGCATTTGAAGGTCGCTTTTGGGGAGAACTTGTCAGATGGTCATATTTTGATCAGTCTGGTGCATCTGCCTATGTGTTAGGACAAAACAGAGGCCACTTTAACTGGGAGAAT